One genomic region from Magallana gigas chromosome 3, xbMagGiga1.1, whole genome shotgun sequence encodes:
- the LOC105326232 gene encoding uncharacterized protein isoform X27 — MSYEQNGKPWSGMYMQQTTYKHDYNPAGGISPRNRQTNYPYGADAPKADIPGPYNNFRPRYGDPLPQHIRDQLRNYLDGQRFDDQPLTDRQRIKRGEEWIGGRRYDEPMTDRGVYGPPRRQYYERERGRDLSPYRYQDRGRNGSPERYYDRGRDNGRGRDFDRRRDESPGKFREWDRDRNGYNGYNDRYSRLFRDKFKYLDLYERPAQPMIDSYADHRKMTDRTTYKDYGEFLQEKIKLDELKKQPVEYPAANLRDHLTHRETYREQMHGPEMVRKPYNSQDKLLERERQLEAQIRREMEKIELHDGNFKPWARDAKNPTHHVPKSTNSGVYLFIRTNKLAKADVVKALQEGRSVLANSYGQLKGIATNREIQLLEGQEGWNIRANMTRTGDYWLERSQDSTVIDDMILVIWFPTFNDAEKWVISERKFKTPSFPEPYGSDVMILPLNDSQPQERIAYTYITTEYPRQLDPVMFRENFVPKIKEVLYKHGNDGFFIQSVGAKVIRGHWVKPSSLITTIRFNTRQDALNFFLDPEYKQIRQEISRRIEQLPVYMNWFKPVSFMFTLDKYV, encoded by the exons GAGCAGAACGGCAAGCCGTGGTCCGGAATG TACATGCAACAGACCACATACAAACATGATTACAACCCGGCGGGAGGG ATCTCACCGAGGAACAGACAGACCAATTACCCTTACGGAGCCGACGCCCCCAAGGCGGACATTCCCGGTCCTTACAACAACTTCCGGCCCAGATATGGCGACCCCCTCCCCCAGCATATCAGAGAT cAGCTTCGTAATTAT TTGGACGGACAAAGATTTGATGACCAGCCTCTCACCGACAGG CAAAGAATAAAACGGGGAGAGGAATGGATTGGAGGG AGACGATATGACGAGCCTATGACGGACCGAGGG GTTTACGGTCCACCAAGAAGG CAGTATTACGAGAGGGAGCGAGGCCGGGATCTGTCACCTTACCGG TATCAAGACAGAGGGAGAAACGGGTCACCCGAAAGG TATTACGACCGTGGGAGAGACAATGGTAGGGGCCGGGACTTTGACAGGAGGAGAGACGAGTCCCCTGGCAAG TTTAGAGAATGGGATCGGGATCGGAATGGTTATAATGGTTATAATGATCGG TACTCTCGCCTATTCCGTGACAAGTTCAAATATCTCGACTTG TACGAGAGGCCAGCACAGCCAATGATTGACAGCTACGCTGACCATCGG aaaatgacCGACAGAACGACATACAAGGATTATGGAGAG TTTCTGCAAGAAAAGATAAAATTGGATGAACTTAAAAAG cAACCCGTAGAATACCCGGCCGCTAATCTT AGGGATCACCTAACCCACAGGGAGACCTACAGGGAGCAAATGCATGGACCGGAAATGGTGAGAAAACCTTACAACAGCCAGGATAAGTTGCTGGAGAGGGAACGGCAGCTTGAAGCTCAGATCCGTCGGGAAATGGAAAAAATCGAGTTGCATGACGGGAATTTCAAACCCTGGGCGAGGGATGCTAAGAACCCCACGCATCACGTG CCCAAGTCCACCAACAGTGGAGTCTACCTCTTCATCAGAACCAACAAACTCGCCAAGGCTGACGTCGTCAAGGCTCTACAGGAGGGGCGCTCAGTGCTGGCCAACTCATACGGGCAACTCAAGGGCATCGCTACCAACAGGGAG ATTCAGTTGCTGGAGGGACAAGAAGGGTGGAACATCCGGGCGAATATGACGCGCACTGGGGACTATTGGCTGGAGCGTTCCCAGGATTCAACAGTCATCGACGACATGATCCTGGTCATCTGGTTCCCCACCTTTAACGACGCCGAGAAGTGGGTCATCAGCGAGAGGAAGTTTAAGACTCCCAGCTTTCCCGAACCTTACGGAAGTGACGTTATGATTCTTCCTTTAAACGATAGCCAGCCACAAG AGCGGATCGCCTACACCTACATTACCACGGAATACCCCCGCCAGCTGGATCCAGTCATGTTTCGAGAAAACTTCGTTCCTAAGATCAAAGAAGTGCTCTACAAGCATGGCAACGACGGGTTCTTCATTCAGTCGGTCGGAGCAAAGGTTATCCGGGGTCACTGGGTCAAACCCAGCAGCCTCATTACCACCATCAGATTCAACACCAGACAAGACGCTCTTAACTTTTTCCTAGACC CGGAATACAAACAAATCCGTCAGGAAATAAGCAGACGCATCGAACAACTTCCGGTTTACATGAACTGGTTTAAACCGGTCAGCTTTATGTTTACCCTGGACAAATATGTGTAA
- the LOC105326232 gene encoding uncharacterized protein isoform X17, with protein MSYEQNGKPWSGMYMQQTTYKHDYNPAGGISPRNRQTNYPYGADAPKADIPGPYNNFRPRYGDPLPQHIRDQLRNYLDGQRFDDQPLTDRQRIKRGEEWIGGRRYDEPMTDRGVYGPPRRQYYERERGRDLSPYRGDDRIYNVLDDGRRTSLDRPINRNRDNEFERQNLRLGRHTSLDRFEIPARENYQDRGRNGSPERYYDRGRDNGRGRDFDRRRDESPGKFREWDRDRNGYNGYNDRYSRLFRDKFKYLDLYERPAQPMIDSYADHRKMTDRTTYKDYGEFLQEKIKLDELKKQPVEYPAANLRDHLTHRETYREQMHGPEMVRKPYNSQDKLLERERQLEAQIRREMEKIELHDGNFKPWARDAKNPTHHVPKSTNSGVYLFIRTNKLAKADVVKALQEGRSVLANSYGQLKGIATNREIQLLEGQEGWNIRANMTRTGDYWLERSQDSTVIDDMILVIWFPTFNDAEKWVISERKFKTPSFPEPYGSDVMILPLNDSQPQERIAYTYITTEYPRQLDPVMFRENFVPKIKEVLYKHGNDGFFIQSVGAKVIRGHWVKPSSLITTIRFNTRQDALNFFLDPEYKQIRQEISRRIEQLPVYMNWFKPVSFMFTLDKYV; from the exons GAGCAGAACGGCAAGCCGTGGTCCGGAATG TACATGCAACAGACCACATACAAACATGATTACAACCCGGCGGGAGGG ATCTCACCGAGGAACAGACAGACCAATTACCCTTACGGAGCCGACGCCCCCAAGGCGGACATTCCCGGTCCTTACAACAACTTCCGGCCCAGATATGGCGACCCCCTCCCCCAGCATATCAGAGAT cAGCTTCGTAATTAT TTGGACGGACAAAGATTTGATGACCAGCCTCTCACCGACAGG CAAAGAATAAAACGGGGAGAGGAATGGATTGGAGGG AGACGATATGACGAGCCTATGACGGACCGAGGG GTTTACGGTCCACCAAGAAGG CAGTATTACGAGAGGGAGCGAGGCCGGGATCTGTCACCTTACCGG GGAGATGACAGAATTTATAATGTGTTGGATGATGGTCGAAGAACCTCTTTAGATAGG CCAATAAATAGAAACAGGGACAATGAATTTGAAAGG CAAAATTTGAGGCTTGGGCGCCATACCTCCTTAGATAGG TTTGAAATTCCTGCACGGGAAAAT TATCAAGACAGAGGGAGAAACGGGTCACCCGAAAGG TATTACGACCGTGGGAGAGACAATGGTAGGGGCCGGGACTTTGACAGGAGGAGAGACGAGTCCCCTGGCAAG TTTAGAGAATGGGATCGGGATCGGAATGGTTATAATGGTTATAATGATCGG TACTCTCGCCTATTCCGTGACAAGTTCAAATATCTCGACTTG TACGAGAGGCCAGCACAGCCAATGATTGACAGCTACGCTGACCATCGG aaaatgacCGACAGAACGACATACAAGGATTATGGAGAG TTTCTGCAAGAAAAGATAAAATTGGATGAACTTAAAAAG cAACCCGTAGAATACCCGGCCGCTAATCTT AGGGATCACCTAACCCACAGGGAGACCTACAGGGAGCAAATGCATGGACCGGAAATGGTGAGAAAACCTTACAACAGCCAGGATAAGTTGCTGGAGAGGGAACGGCAGCTTGAAGCTCAGATCCGTCGGGAAATGGAAAAAATCGAGTTGCATGACGGGAATTTCAAACCCTGGGCGAGGGATGCTAAGAACCCCACGCATCACGTG CCCAAGTCCACCAACAGTGGAGTCTACCTCTTCATCAGAACCAACAAACTCGCCAAGGCTGACGTCGTCAAGGCTCTACAGGAGGGGCGCTCAGTGCTGGCCAACTCATACGGGCAACTCAAGGGCATCGCTACCAACAGGGAG ATTCAGTTGCTGGAGGGACAAGAAGGGTGGAACATCCGGGCGAATATGACGCGCACTGGGGACTATTGGCTGGAGCGTTCCCAGGATTCAACAGTCATCGACGACATGATCCTGGTCATCTGGTTCCCCACCTTTAACGACGCCGAGAAGTGGGTCATCAGCGAGAGGAAGTTTAAGACTCCCAGCTTTCCCGAACCTTACGGAAGTGACGTTATGATTCTTCCTTTAAACGATAGCCAGCCACAAG AGCGGATCGCCTACACCTACATTACCACGGAATACCCCCGCCAGCTGGATCCAGTCATGTTTCGAGAAAACTTCGTTCCTAAGATCAAAGAAGTGCTCTACAAGCATGGCAACGACGGGTTCTTCATTCAGTCGGTCGGAGCAAAGGTTATCCGGGGTCACTGGGTCAAACCCAGCAGCCTCATTACCACCATCAGATTCAACACCAGACAAGACGCTCTTAACTTTTTCCTAGACC CGGAATACAAACAAATCCGTCAGGAAATAAGCAGACGCATCGAACAACTTCCGGTTTACATGAACTGGTTTAAACCGGTCAGCTTTATGTTTACCCTGGACAAATATGTGTAA
- the LOC105326232 gene encoding uncharacterized protein isoform X1, translating to MSYEQNGKPWSGMYMQQTTYKHDYNPAGGISPRNRQTNYPYGADAPKADIPGPYNNFRPRYGDPLPQHIRDQLRNYLDGQRFDDQPLTDRQRIKRGEEWIGGRRYDEPMTDRGVYGPPRRQYYERERGRDLSPYRGDDRIYNVLDDGRRTSLDRPINRNRDNEFERQNLRLGRHTSLDRYDLMDKRKENLKQYIQNRRRDPFEGLYQDRGRNGSPERYYDRGRDNGRGRDFDRRRDESPGKFREWDRDRNGYNGYNDRYSRLFRDKFKYLDLYERPAQPMIDSYADHRKMTDRTTYKDYGEFLQEKIKLDELKKQPVEYPAANLRDHLTHRETYREQMHGPEMVRKPYNSQDKLLERERQLEAQIRREMEKIELHDGNFKPWARDAKNPTHHVPKSTNSGVYLFIRTNKLAKADVVKALQEGRSVLANSYGQLKGIATNREIQLLEGQEGWNIRANMTRTGDYWLERSQDSTVIDDMILVIWFPTFNDAEKWVISERKFKTPSFPEPYGSDVMILPLNDSQPQERIAYTYITTEYPRQLDPVMFRENFVPKIKEVLYKHGNDGFFIQSVGAKVIRGHWVKPSSLITTIRFNTRQDALNFFLDPEYKQIRQEISRRIEQLPVYMNWFKPVSFMFTLDKYV from the exons GAGCAGAACGGCAAGCCGTGGTCCGGAATG TACATGCAACAGACCACATACAAACATGATTACAACCCGGCGGGAGGG ATCTCACCGAGGAACAGACAGACCAATTACCCTTACGGAGCCGACGCCCCCAAGGCGGACATTCCCGGTCCTTACAACAACTTCCGGCCCAGATATGGCGACCCCCTCCCCCAGCATATCAGAGAT cAGCTTCGTAATTAT TTGGACGGACAAAGATTTGATGACCAGCCTCTCACCGACAGG CAAAGAATAAAACGGGGAGAGGAATGGATTGGAGGG AGACGATATGACGAGCCTATGACGGACCGAGGG GTTTACGGTCCACCAAGAAGG CAGTATTACGAGAGGGAGCGAGGCCGGGATCTGTCACCTTACCGG GGAGATGACAGAATTTATAATGTGTTGGATGATGGTCGAAGAACCTCTTTAGATAGG CCAATAAATAGAAACAGGGACAATGAATTTGAAAGG CAAAATTTGAGGCTTGGGCGCCATACCTCCTTAGATAGG tacGATTTAATGGATAAACGAAAAGAAAATCTGAAGCAA TACATCCAAAACAGGAGGAGGGACCCGTTTGAGGGACTG TATCAAGACAGAGGGAGAAACGGGTCACCCGAAAGG TATTACGACCGTGGGAGAGACAATGGTAGGGGCCGGGACTTTGACAGGAGGAGAGACGAGTCCCCTGGCAAG TTTAGAGAATGGGATCGGGATCGGAATGGTTATAATGGTTATAATGATCGG TACTCTCGCCTATTCCGTGACAAGTTCAAATATCTCGACTTG TACGAGAGGCCAGCACAGCCAATGATTGACAGCTACGCTGACCATCGG aaaatgacCGACAGAACGACATACAAGGATTATGGAGAG TTTCTGCAAGAAAAGATAAAATTGGATGAACTTAAAAAG cAACCCGTAGAATACCCGGCCGCTAATCTT AGGGATCACCTAACCCACAGGGAGACCTACAGGGAGCAAATGCATGGACCGGAAATGGTGAGAAAACCTTACAACAGCCAGGATAAGTTGCTGGAGAGGGAACGGCAGCTTGAAGCTCAGATCCGTCGGGAAATGGAAAAAATCGAGTTGCATGACGGGAATTTCAAACCCTGGGCGAGGGATGCTAAGAACCCCACGCATCACGTG CCCAAGTCCACCAACAGTGGAGTCTACCTCTTCATCAGAACCAACAAACTCGCCAAGGCTGACGTCGTCAAGGCTCTACAGGAGGGGCGCTCAGTGCTGGCCAACTCATACGGGCAACTCAAGGGCATCGCTACCAACAGGGAG ATTCAGTTGCTGGAGGGACAAGAAGGGTGGAACATCCGGGCGAATATGACGCGCACTGGGGACTATTGGCTGGAGCGTTCCCAGGATTCAACAGTCATCGACGACATGATCCTGGTCATCTGGTTCCCCACCTTTAACGACGCCGAGAAGTGGGTCATCAGCGAGAGGAAGTTTAAGACTCCCAGCTTTCCCGAACCTTACGGAAGTGACGTTATGATTCTTCCTTTAAACGATAGCCAGCCACAAG AGCGGATCGCCTACACCTACATTACCACGGAATACCCCCGCCAGCTGGATCCAGTCATGTTTCGAGAAAACTTCGTTCCTAAGATCAAAGAAGTGCTCTACAAGCATGGCAACGACGGGTTCTTCATTCAGTCGGTCGGAGCAAAGGTTATCCGGGGTCACTGGGTCAAACCCAGCAGCCTCATTACCACCATCAGATTCAACACCAGACAAGACGCTCTTAACTTTTTCCTAGACC CGGAATACAAACAAATCCGTCAGGAAATAAGCAGACGCATCGAACAACTTCCGGTTTACATGAACTGGTTTAAACCGGTCAGCTTTATGTTTACCCTGGACAAATATGTGTAA
- the LOC105326232 gene encoding uncharacterized protein isoform X36, translating into MSYEQNGKPWSGMYMQQTTYKHDYNPAGGISPRNRQTNYPYGADAPKADIPGPYNNFRPRYGDPLPQHIRDQLRNYLDGQRFDDQPLTDRQRIKRGEEWIGGRRYDEPMTDRGYQDRGRNGSPERYYDRGRDNGRGRDFDRRRDESPGKYERPAQPMIDSYADHRKMTDRTTYKDYGEFLQEKIKLDELKKQPVEYPAANLRDHLTHRETYREQMHGPEMVRKPYNSQDKLLERERQLEAQIRREMEKIELHDGNFKPWARDAKNPTHHVPKSTNSGVYLFIRTNKLAKADVVKALQEGRSVLANSYGQLKGIATNREIQLLEGQEGWNIRANMTRTGDYWLERSQDSTVIDDMILVIWFPTFNDAEKWVISERKFKTPSFPEPYGSDVMILPLNDSQPQERIAYTYITTEYPRQLDPVMFRENFVPKIKEVLYKHGNDGFFIQSVGAKVIRGHWVKPSSLITTIRFNTRQDALNFFLDPEYKQIRQEISRRIEQLPVYMNWFKPVSFMFTLDKYV; encoded by the exons GAGCAGAACGGCAAGCCGTGGTCCGGAATG TACATGCAACAGACCACATACAAACATGATTACAACCCGGCGGGAGGG ATCTCACCGAGGAACAGACAGACCAATTACCCTTACGGAGCCGACGCCCCCAAGGCGGACATTCCCGGTCCTTACAACAACTTCCGGCCCAGATATGGCGACCCCCTCCCCCAGCATATCAGAGAT cAGCTTCGTAATTAT TTGGACGGACAAAGATTTGATGACCAGCCTCTCACCGACAGG CAAAGAATAAAACGGGGAGAGGAATGGATTGGAGGG AGACGATATGACGAGCCTATGACGGACCGAGGG TATCAAGACAGAGGGAGAAACGGGTCACCCGAAAGG TATTACGACCGTGGGAGAGACAATGGTAGGGGCCGGGACTTTGACAGGAGGAGAGACGAGTCCCCTGGCAAG TACGAGAGGCCAGCACAGCCAATGATTGACAGCTACGCTGACCATCGG aaaatgacCGACAGAACGACATACAAGGATTATGGAGAG TTTCTGCAAGAAAAGATAAAATTGGATGAACTTAAAAAG cAACCCGTAGAATACCCGGCCGCTAATCTT AGGGATCACCTAACCCACAGGGAGACCTACAGGGAGCAAATGCATGGACCGGAAATGGTGAGAAAACCTTACAACAGCCAGGATAAGTTGCTGGAGAGGGAACGGCAGCTTGAAGCTCAGATCCGTCGGGAAATGGAAAAAATCGAGTTGCATGACGGGAATTTCAAACCCTGGGCGAGGGATGCTAAGAACCCCACGCATCACGTG CCCAAGTCCACCAACAGTGGAGTCTACCTCTTCATCAGAACCAACAAACTCGCCAAGGCTGACGTCGTCAAGGCTCTACAGGAGGGGCGCTCAGTGCTGGCCAACTCATACGGGCAACTCAAGGGCATCGCTACCAACAGGGAG ATTCAGTTGCTGGAGGGACAAGAAGGGTGGAACATCCGGGCGAATATGACGCGCACTGGGGACTATTGGCTGGAGCGTTCCCAGGATTCAACAGTCATCGACGACATGATCCTGGTCATCTGGTTCCCCACCTTTAACGACGCCGAGAAGTGGGTCATCAGCGAGAGGAAGTTTAAGACTCCCAGCTTTCCCGAACCTTACGGAAGTGACGTTATGATTCTTCCTTTAAACGATAGCCAGCCACAAG AGCGGATCGCCTACACCTACATTACCACGGAATACCCCCGCCAGCTGGATCCAGTCATGTTTCGAGAAAACTTCGTTCCTAAGATCAAAGAAGTGCTCTACAAGCATGGCAACGACGGGTTCTTCATTCAGTCGGTCGGAGCAAAGGTTATCCGGGGTCACTGGGTCAAACCCAGCAGCCTCATTACCACCATCAGATTCAACACCAGACAAGACGCTCTTAACTTTTTCCTAGACC CGGAATACAAACAAATCCGTCAGGAAATAAGCAGACGCATCGAACAACTTCCGGTTTACATGAACTGGTTTAAACCGGTCAGCTTTATGTTTACCCTGGACAAATATGTGTAA
- the LOC105326232 gene encoding zinc finger CCCH domain-containing protein 13 isoform X22 yields the protein MSYEQNGKPWSGMYMQQTTYKHDYNPAGGISPRNRQTNYPYGADAPKADIPGPYNNFRPRYGDPLPQHIRDQLRNYLDGQRFDDQPLTDRQRIKRGEEWIGGRRYDEPMTDRGVYGPPRRQYYERERGRDLSPYRGDDRIYNVLDDGRRTSLDRPINRNRDNEFERQNLRLGRHTSLDRFEIPARENYQDRGRNGSPERYYDRGRDNGRGRDFDRRRDESPGKYSRLFRDKFKYLDLYERPAQPMIDSYADHRKMTDRTTYKDYGEFLQEKIKLDELKKQPVEYPAANLRDHLTHRETYREQMHGPEMVRKPYNSQDKLLERERQLEAQIRREMEKIELHDGNFKPWARDAKNPTHHVPKSTNSGVYLFIRTNKLAKADVVKALQEGRSVLANSYGQLKGIATNREIQLLEGQEGWNIRANMTRTGDYWLERSQDSTVIDDMILVIWFPTFNDAEKWVISERKFKTPSFPEPYGSDVMILPLNDSQPQERIAYTYITTEYPRQLDPVMFRENFVPKIKEVLYKHGNDGFFIQSVGAKVIRGHWVKPSSLITTIRFNTRQDALNFFLDPEYKQIRQEISRRIEQLPVYMNWFKPVSFMFTLDKYV from the exons GAGCAGAACGGCAAGCCGTGGTCCGGAATG TACATGCAACAGACCACATACAAACATGATTACAACCCGGCGGGAGGG ATCTCACCGAGGAACAGACAGACCAATTACCCTTACGGAGCCGACGCCCCCAAGGCGGACATTCCCGGTCCTTACAACAACTTCCGGCCCAGATATGGCGACCCCCTCCCCCAGCATATCAGAGAT cAGCTTCGTAATTAT TTGGACGGACAAAGATTTGATGACCAGCCTCTCACCGACAGG CAAAGAATAAAACGGGGAGAGGAATGGATTGGAGGG AGACGATATGACGAGCCTATGACGGACCGAGGG GTTTACGGTCCACCAAGAAGG CAGTATTACGAGAGGGAGCGAGGCCGGGATCTGTCACCTTACCGG GGAGATGACAGAATTTATAATGTGTTGGATGATGGTCGAAGAACCTCTTTAGATAGG CCAATAAATAGAAACAGGGACAATGAATTTGAAAGG CAAAATTTGAGGCTTGGGCGCCATACCTCCTTAGATAGG TTTGAAATTCCTGCACGGGAAAAT TATCAAGACAGAGGGAGAAACGGGTCACCCGAAAGG TATTACGACCGTGGGAGAGACAATGGTAGGGGCCGGGACTTTGACAGGAGGAGAGACGAGTCCCCTGGCAAG TACTCTCGCCTATTCCGTGACAAGTTCAAATATCTCGACTTG TACGAGAGGCCAGCACAGCCAATGATTGACAGCTACGCTGACCATCGG aaaatgacCGACAGAACGACATACAAGGATTATGGAGAG TTTCTGCAAGAAAAGATAAAATTGGATGAACTTAAAAAG cAACCCGTAGAATACCCGGCCGCTAATCTT AGGGATCACCTAACCCACAGGGAGACCTACAGGGAGCAAATGCATGGACCGGAAATGGTGAGAAAACCTTACAACAGCCAGGATAAGTTGCTGGAGAGGGAACGGCAGCTTGAAGCTCAGATCCGTCGGGAAATGGAAAAAATCGAGTTGCATGACGGGAATTTCAAACCCTGGGCGAGGGATGCTAAGAACCCCACGCATCACGTG CCCAAGTCCACCAACAGTGGAGTCTACCTCTTCATCAGAACCAACAAACTCGCCAAGGCTGACGTCGTCAAGGCTCTACAGGAGGGGCGCTCAGTGCTGGCCAACTCATACGGGCAACTCAAGGGCATCGCTACCAACAGGGAG ATTCAGTTGCTGGAGGGACAAGAAGGGTGGAACATCCGGGCGAATATGACGCGCACTGGGGACTATTGGCTGGAGCGTTCCCAGGATTCAACAGTCATCGACGACATGATCCTGGTCATCTGGTTCCCCACCTTTAACGACGCCGAGAAGTGGGTCATCAGCGAGAGGAAGTTTAAGACTCCCAGCTTTCCCGAACCTTACGGAAGTGACGTTATGATTCTTCCTTTAAACGATAGCCAGCCACAAG AGCGGATCGCCTACACCTACATTACCACGGAATACCCCCGCCAGCTGGATCCAGTCATGTTTCGAGAAAACTTCGTTCCTAAGATCAAAGAAGTGCTCTACAAGCATGGCAACGACGGGTTCTTCATTCAGTCGGTCGGAGCAAAGGTTATCCGGGGTCACTGGGTCAAACCCAGCAGCCTCATTACCACCATCAGATTCAACACCAGACAAGACGCTCTTAACTTTTTCCTAGACC CGGAATACAAACAAATCCGTCAGGAAATAAGCAGACGCATCGAACAACTTCCGGTTTACATGAACTGGTTTAAACCGGTCAGCTTTATGTTTACCCTGGACAAATATGTGTAA
- the LOC105326232 gene encoding uncharacterized protein isoform X14 has protein sequence MSYEQNGKPWSGMYMQQTTYKHDYNPAGGISPRNRQTNYPYGADAPKADIPGPYNNFRPRYGDPLPQHIRDQLRNYLDGQRFDDQPLTDRQRIKRGEEWIGGRRYDEPMTDRGVYGPPRRQYYERERGRDLSPYRGDDRIYNVLDDGRRTSLDRPINRNRDNEFERQNLRLGRHTSLDRYDLMDKRKENLKQYIQNRRRDPFEGLYQDRGRNGSPERYYDRGRDNGRGRDFDRRRDESPGKFREWDRDRNGYNGYNDRYSRLFRDKFKYLDLYERPAQPMIDSYADHRKMTDRTTYKDYGEFLQEKIKLDELKKQPVEYPAANLRDHLTHRETYREQMHGPEMVRKPYNSQDKLLERERQLEAQIRREMEKIELHDGNFKPWARDAKNPTHHVPKSTNSGVYLFIRTNKLAKADVVKALQEGRSVLANSYGQLKGIATNREISLLEGRPDGWTHQPSVDQERTWNIDDIVLVIWFPTSKEAEMWLRHEKHFRNAAFPEFYGSDVVSLPINWNPTNDRHYPTFLVTEFEGIVDPDQFREKFAVNMSDVLHRHEAERFVIQTVGIKHLRGNWFKPKSVVTCTRFPSSEAALRFFHDPEYERLRRSVRDISKNRTTVMFTLTERPV, from the exons GAGCAGAACGGCAAGCCGTGGTCCGGAATG TACATGCAACAGACCACATACAAACATGATTACAACCCGGCGGGAGGG ATCTCACCGAGGAACAGACAGACCAATTACCCTTACGGAGCCGACGCCCCCAAGGCGGACATTCCCGGTCCTTACAACAACTTCCGGCCCAGATATGGCGACCCCCTCCCCCAGCATATCAGAGAT cAGCTTCGTAATTAT TTGGACGGACAAAGATTTGATGACCAGCCTCTCACCGACAGG CAAAGAATAAAACGGGGAGAGGAATGGATTGGAGGG AGACGATATGACGAGCCTATGACGGACCGAGGG GTTTACGGTCCACCAAGAAGG CAGTATTACGAGAGGGAGCGAGGCCGGGATCTGTCACCTTACCGG GGAGATGACAGAATTTATAATGTGTTGGATGATGGTCGAAGAACCTCTTTAGATAGG CCAATAAATAGAAACAGGGACAATGAATTTGAAAGG CAAAATTTGAGGCTTGGGCGCCATACCTCCTTAGATAGG tacGATTTAATGGATAAACGAAAAGAAAATCTGAAGCAA TACATCCAAAACAGGAGGAGGGACCCGTTTGAGGGACTG TATCAAGACAGAGGGAGAAACGGGTCACCCGAAAGG TATTACGACCGTGGGAGAGACAATGGTAGGGGCCGGGACTTTGACAGGAGGAGAGACGAGTCCCCTGGCAAG TTTAGAGAATGGGATCGGGATCGGAATGGTTATAATGGTTATAATGATCGG TACTCTCGCCTATTCCGTGACAAGTTCAAATATCTCGACTTG TACGAGAGGCCAGCACAGCCAATGATTGACAGCTACGCTGACCATCGG aaaatgacCGACAGAACGACATACAAGGATTATGGAGAG TTTCTGCAAGAAAAGATAAAATTGGATGAACTTAAAAAG cAACCCGTAGAATACCCGGCCGCTAATCTT AGGGATCACCTAACCCACAGGGAGACCTACAGGGAGCAAATGCATGGACCGGAAATGGTGAGAAAACCTTACAACAGCCAGGATAAGTTGCTGGAGAGGGAACGGCAGCTTGAAGCTCAGATCCGTCGGGAAATGGAAAAAATCGAGTTGCATGACGGGAATTTCAAACCCTGGGCGAGGGATGCTAAGAACCCCACGCATCACGTG CCCAAGTCCACCAACAGTGGAGTCTACCTCTTCATCAGAACCAACAAACTCGCCAAGGCTGACGTCGTCAAGGCTCTACAGGAGGGGCGCTCAGTGCTGGCCAACTCATACGGGCAACTCAAGGGCATCGCTACCAACAGGGAG ATAAGTCTGCTGGAGGGACGACCGGATGGCTGGACTCACCAACCGTCCGTGGACCAAGAACGGACGTGGAACATCGACGACATCGTTCTAGTTATCTGGTTCCCTACCAGCAAGGAAGCGGAAATGTGGCTTCGTCATGAAAAACATTTCCGTAATGCAGCTTTTCCGGAATTCTATGGATCTGACGTCGTGTCTCTACCAATTAACTGGAACCCGACAAACG ATCGACATTACCCAACATTCCTTGTAACGGAATTCGAAGGAATCGTTGACCCAGATCAGTTCAGGGAGAAGTTCGCCGTCAACATGAGTGACGTGTTACACCGTCACGAGGCCGAACGCTTCGTCATCCAGACAGTCGGAATCAAGCATCTGCGTGGGAACTGGTTCAAACCCAAGAGCGTGGTTACGTGCACACGATTCCCAAGCAGTGAAGCGGCCCTGCGGTTTTTTCATGACC CGGAGTATGAACGTTTGAGGCGGTCAGTGAGGGACATCTCCAAGAACCGCACCACCGTCATGTTCACCCTGACCGAGCGCCCCGTGTGA